The genomic window TGACCAAGCACATACTTTTGTTCTTCATGTGAGCTTAATAAGTTAAACGATCAAGTGATAAAAGGAATGACATAGCAaggaaagtgggtggtattgggaCAGGTAAAGAAACAAATGGTGATGTATGTGGGAACAGCAGAACCATCAACTGAAATTGATTCACTCATCATTGGGATGACCGTATAAGCCCAGCTGAAAGATGTAATGCTGTTCCTTGACTTTGCATGGAACTGTATTCGAGCAGAGGTCAGAGTGGAaaggaggactctctaacttctacaggtgcacagtagagagcatgctgaccggttgcatcgtggcttggttcggcaacttgagcgcccaggagcggaaaagactacaaaaagtagtaaacactgcccagtccaccatcggctctgacctccctaccatcgagaggatctatcgcagtcgctgcctcaaaaaggctgccagcatcatcaaggacctacatcatcctggccgcacactcatctccccgctaccttcaggacgttgcagcctgaagactgcaacgtccaggttcagaaatagccacttccccacagccatcgggctattaaactcaactgaaacaaatctctgaacattaatagaccattatctgtttattgcacttttatctgcttatttattgatgtgtgtatatatttatataatggtatttaagaagggactgcagatgctggaaaatcgaaggtagacaaaagtgctggagaagctcagcgggtgcagcagcatctatggagcgaaggaatgccgTCGCACTAGGCCCATCCAACATTGCCGCCGCACCGGACTTGCCgaacaccctacatcagtctgaagaaaggttttggcccgtaacattgcctatttccttcgctccatagatgctgctgcacctgctgagtttctccagcacttttgtctaccttttatataatggtatatggactcaataatatgttctgtattcatgcctactatattctgtcgtgctgaagcaaagcaagaatttcattgtcctatctgggacacgtgacaataaactctcttgacttgacttgaactgatTAATGGCAGGCAATTGGAAGCTTGCAATTGGAATGGCAGATTTAATGGAGGTGTTCCGCAAAGCAATCGTCCAATCTGTGTGTTGTCATTATATGTTGTCTTCTAACAAGAAAGCAGTACAGTTTGGTGCATGCATGAATCAGTGGGTTGGGTTGTTTGTTGGCTTCCTGACTAATCCCCAGAGATGGAGATGGAAAAGAATGGGAAGGAAAAAGATGGAGATGGATCACATTAAGTTGGAGGGTAGAAAAGACTaattgataataatctgccactatctTCTCTTTACTTTACATTCATGTTAGCTACTACAaaatattacctttgaggtcATTTTATTAAAAATTCAAAATTAAGCTATTTTATGAATTTGCAGCAAAAAAGGGGGGGAATGGTGAAAGTTCCCCGTCACTAAACACCCTGGAGAGATATCAATCGCAAGTACAGCCCGACTTCCATTTTCAGAGTCTGGATCAAGGAGTTGGTGATGAATGTACACGGCAGCCATATCCCCGAACATCCTAAATGTAAATGTGACTCATAAACTGCATTGGTCCATGCTGATGAAGAAATGTTGGTGAGGAAACAGGTTCAAGTTTCTACATGGAGGTTCAGTGTGAGAAAATGGTTGTTGTTCTGGAGTATCCTCTATTGTGATGAGAGGAATAGTGTCAGTGTGCTCACATATTTCAGTGTCCTGTTACTCACTTTGCCATTTCCAAAGCTCAAAGCCAGTCCTAATCATTTGTTCACTCTCATGCAACCAACCAGAGACAGGGGGGAGCTGATTGTGTTGAAATGTTTCAACAAAGACAGGCTTACTGGCTAGAAATTTACAACTACTGATTCCTGGCACTAGGAATTCTCACTAAGCTTGCCATGTCTGCATTGTTCCAGAATATTGATGACGCTCAGTAGAACCTGGATGTGTGGCCAGTCAGAGGGAAGTCTCTGAGTCTTGATACAGTTACATGTAATACTACAAGCTAATCCAGTAACAGAAAGCATTGGATTCTCTTTCCAGTACTTTTGGTGCTGTGCAACCTTTGGCTTGTTAGGTTGCACTGATATGCTGCACAAGTCCAGGTTCCATAACATGAGAGAGCCAAGATGGATGCGTGTGGCCAGTCAAGGGAAAGCTGGTGATCAGATATCTAGCGGTATTGGAGGTACTTGTAGCAAGATTTTTCCATTATTCAAGTTGCACATTTTGGTTTAGAATGTAATTTTGTTGTATCTTCCTTCTCCACAGACATACCTAAAGGAGATTTTGAGAGAGATTGGCATCTACAATGTAAAAGGGACTCACAAGAACACATGGGAACTAAAGCCGGAGTATCGGCATTACCAGAATGAAGACAAAAGTGAATAGGGTCATTTGATAACTAAGAAAAATAAGCAAACCAGCAAAACGTTTCAACATGCAGTCAGCATCAGTCATTAAAACCTGAGCAATGAGATTTATATCTATTCATAGCCTAAAAAAATGTATGTGGCTCTAAATTTTTCAGCTGATGGGGAAAGGATTGATAAGTTATGTTTTTATATGAATCAAGAAAATGCTTTGTATCTTTAAGTGTTTTGATGTAGAAAGTTAATTAATGAGGGGCTACATTTGTATTGTCAATAAAGTATTATGTTGAAACAATGTAGGTGATCCTATCTGATGTCATGAATTACTAGCCTTTCATCTACTTTTCATGATATAATAAACATTACAGTAAGTACAGTACttttggtgatgtggtccctttcttTATCCTAGCCATTGGCAAACATCTTTCTGCTTAAAACATGAATTGGGTTGATGCTGACTTTCAGTAAATTCTACTGCAGAGCGAGAATGCTTGATAACATAGGAATAGAGATCTTGTAAAATAAAATTTCTATTGGTGAAGGCAGAGCATATCATGGTAATTGATATTTTTTTATATCTGGGGGAAGCTGCTTTCATGGCTGAGGAGATCCAGGGCCTTCACAAAAATGTTGCTCTCTCTGTATAGTAAAGGGACCAGTCGGGTTAGGATTATTTCCTTTGGACAAGCAAAATACTCCAGGATGCAAGAACTAGTTAATGTTTTAGATTGATGACCTTTCCAACAAACAATAGAATGTTCTTTGGAATGTTATATCTGAGAACTGACTTGATTGAGGTTAGTGTGGGACAGAATATAACAGAAGGATGTTAATTTCAAGAGATCAAAATCTGACACTACAAACACCTCAACCTCCTTGCATTACATTTTTGTCTGGTACAGAAAGCCAATCAGACAAGATCAGAACACGGCTGGGATTTCAGTCTCAAATAGTTGCACTTCTCAAACCAACTGGACCTTGCTTCCCGCAACTTCTTAGGCTGAACAAAGGCAATTTGGAGATAACGTTGGTCTCTTTGCagtttcaggctgattgtggtgggggaagCAGGAAGAGGAGTGGCAAGaaaatcctggcaagtgataagttgATGCATGTGATGGTATTTTTTTTAGGTAGATGAGTAGACAAAAACTAGAGATGAGAAGACAAAATGTGTGAACTAAGGAAAGAAGAGTGGTGAATAGTGGTCCAGAAAGAATGTAAGGGAAAGGTGAGATATGGGTCGAATTCCATTGGCACAGGGAAGGGAGGTGTGGTTTTGATTAGTGAcctagaattggagaattcaatgtttataccattgggttgtaagcataggtttggaatatgaggtgttgctcctatTTGCTTGTGGtctcacactggcaatggaggtggcacaggacagaaaggtcagtatgagaagggattaaaatgtttagcaaccaggagattcaGCAGGCCAAACGCAAGTGTTCGGCAAATGATTGCCAAGTCTACTTCTCGTAGAATAGTGGGGtgcaggaagaaagctggaagagaggggcaggataaagcctggaaAGCATTAGGTGGAgtatttgatgggcagatggttggacaaaggccagagatgaaaatacatAAGGTATGAGATAAAAGGATTGGAGATGAGATCCAGCtggggaacgggagggggagaaTTCCACTCTCGGTGAGCATTTCACCGGGTACGTGCGCTTGTCCTACTGGATCTCATCTTTATCCATCTGTTACTTGTCATGCCGTCTCAGGATTCTCCACTTCCACCTCCATCCCCAACAGtctgaagtgtcccgacctgaaatgtcacttaaccatgttctccagagatgctgtcagacccattTTGTATCTTCCATGAATACCGATGTTTAAATCCACAGCTTTGAGGAAAATTAATCCTGCTATCACATCATTGTGAAAATAATAATGTAGCACCAAGAAGTTTGTATCCTAGTAACGCTTTTAATGTTATGTAACAGCACAAAATACTTCACAAGAACAGGTACAACTGGCAACCAGCCTAAAGTGGCATTCATGACCAGTCAGAATAATTTTTGAAAAAGCATTGAAGAGATTATAGGGGATTACAAGAGACAAGGCATGCAGCCACAAAAAATGAAAATGAGAATGTTAATGATTGCAATACTGAGCAGGATACAATCCAGGTCAGCAGACATGGCGATGGATTAACAGGATTTAGCGTTGGTTTGCTCATTGATTGGGTGGAAATCCACGCTGAATATGACAATCAAATCTAGCAATTTAGGAGGCATCATCAACACATTTCCTCTGGCTACAATAGGATGGTTAATTAAACATGACATTATAGATTCTTGCCCCAGTAGCAAGCCATTGAATAATGCAATGTAGTCAATTACTTTAGCTTCAAATCCTCAATGCAGCTGGAAATGGTGTACTGGTCAAATattaacactggagtaactcagcaggccaggcaccatccctggagacTTGATGTCTCAGGACTGTCCCACCCCGTAAGACATCACCctcccatgttctctagagatggtgtctgacctgccAAGCCACTGCAGCGCTTTttcttttttagtaaaccagcgtctgcattgCTTTGTGTCAACACGAGACCTGAAACTCCTGGTGAAAATGGAGGCCCGAAATGAGGATGCatagccattaaaaaaaaaaaattaaatggcgTCAGAATCAGAAGGAAATACTATTACCAATTGATGAAGACACCATAACTAAAGCCTGCTTCATTTATCCTCAACATCCCAATCACAAAGTGGTGCATTGTTGACGTACAAAAAATGGTGGTAAAACCATTCAATTTATGGAATTTGATGTTGTTAGAAGTTACAGGGCTGTGGGTAAGTAGTGCAGTGGGACTGGCTCAAATTCAGTACTCTTGTGCTGGGACCACCGGTCTTTTCAAATTTAATATTCTAACTTTCAAAAAAATTGGTCAACTCCATTGCACACAAGTCACAGGATGAGAATGAAAGAGAATGAAAGAGCTTGGGACACACTCCCTTCACAGCTCCTTACAAAATGCCTGGCTCTTATGGCCCAACCAAACTTGGCAAAAGGTTTGATCGCTCATGCTCCTTTATTACAGTGAGGAACAAATTCCATTTTGTTAGCAGACTTTTGATCTCAGGTCAGAAATACTGTGTAAATTAGAATCTTCTTGTGTAACACAAACGAAGAGCCAAAATTTGTTTTTCCCCCCATATGTACTTTGTTTTGGGTTTAGGCCTTTAAAGTTAAAACGTGCAGCCTCAAAAAAAATCTACCGGTCATTTTTTACACCAATTGAGCCATGTACTAATTGGCAGCAAGCTTGTGTTTAACACTGCATTAAGATAAATGTACTCCAAAATTACAATTCACATCATTAAGATACGACACCACCTCGTGCAGATATGCTGCATCATGCTACAAAGATCTTTATTTTTGCAAAAAGATATAGTTCTCAGAATTGCCAAcattacaaaaattaaaatagCAAAACTTAGCGGTTTGGCATGCATAATTTTCATTATGGGGAGTAGCAAGATTTAGTGAAGACATGCATTGTGATCATTAATGCAGCTATAGAATTCAGCATAGCAACCAAGACCATATCCAATACTGGCCGATGGCAGAACATCACTTAATTGACACTGCCAGAAAAAATGAGATGCAATGGATGGATTTAGTGTAATAGGAAAGCCCAATGATAGTAATAATAAATTCCAGCTGGTACAGATCAGCTTTTGTGAAGAGTATTCAACAAGATTGCATGCCAAAAACACAAGGTGGTCAACTAAAGCAAGAATTCTAGCTCTCCAGTTACATAAAGGGTTAACCTTCACCTTATTAGTCAATTGTCTCTTCACAAAGGCTGCTACCTATTTTAGCCTAATGGCAGCCCACCCTACTAATGGAAATCCTAAAACAAAGTCAGCAAACCTAGCAATTTCTGTACTGTGAAACCCAAACTAACCATGTCTAGCAGGAATAGCCAGCTAAGAAGTGCCACCAGCACACCAGGCAATTTCTGTACTATGAAACCCAAATTAACCATGTCTAGCAGGAATAGCCAGCCCAGTGGAACCGGCACACAGGAGTCAGTTACAGCCCAGAGGAActggcacaattaaaaaaaaagacatgttTCCTGGTCACACAAAGAGGCCCGAACAGTTGAATTAGTTCAGCAGAAAACATGTTGCCCATTATATTTAGCTCGGGGATTAAGATCTATGGACAAATTTATCAGTGCAGAATCTACCTGTGACAACACCAAGACATTTATTGAAGCACAATTGCACTTATACTTACATTATCTAGCCCATATTTTAATTACATTGACCCatagtgccccctccccccaaacacCCTCGCCCTATAGTTCTTGTAATGTCAAAATCCATGAATTTCACATTATATGGGCATCATGCAATGCAGTctggaaattaaataaataaccaGCACCCAATGTGGCTCAAATGAAAGAGATCTGGTATTTCCACAATAGGAACAATTCAATCAATTCCAGAAGCAATTTATCTCAAGGTAAATCAGACAAGCATTAGGGGGAATAATGCACTTTATTACAACTCAACAGGTAAAACAATGTTCATTTCCAATAATGAATCAGCTCAGTGATACCAGTTCAGAGTTTATTGCAGGTAATATGAACATTAGGTCATTATGATTTGATGAATTCAACATGATGAATTGTAGGCAGATTTACTGTAAAAAGAAAGAAATCAAACATTAGTTTGTAGCTTTTGACCAGACTCTCCTCTTATGTTATTGACAAAATGTAGTTGAAAGAATCCAAGGTTATTTTTTCCTGAAAACTGTCTACCTTTATCCATCTGAACTGCCACAGAGAAGCAGGCAGAAGATTGAGGAATTTTAATCTTGCATCTGAGTGCAAACCACAAAGTCACTAAATTTTACTTGAGGTCTATCAGTAGATGCACTTGGTTAACATTAAAGAGgcctttttaaaaaacatttgggctgTTCAGGCAAACCTGTGTCTGTCCATACCAATCATCATGCCTATATTAAGTACTGAAAGTTACAATTTGACAGCTGTTCAATACTAGACACAACTGGTATTATGTTGAACATTGTTCCCTGCTGCATGAATTGCAACTCAGAATATTGGATGTGACTGACATTTAATGCTGAATCTCAATTTTCACAGATCAACTTGCCACAATGAAGGTACGAAAATACTGACAGCATCTGTGAAATAGTTGACCTTTGAGATCAATGACCTTTTGTCAAAATCAAAGTTGGAAATGAAGAGATGGATGAAAAAGTCTGACTGAGTGGAGAAGACAAGGGATGACAGACCTGCCGAGGATAAAGGCTAGTTATGCAACAATGGAGAACAGAAAATTTCTAGAACTGAGGCAATACAGCAGGCAGGTGCTGGAAGACAATAATTGTGAAAGACGGGTCAGATCACAACCGTAAAGAAAATATTAAATGCCAAGCCCGATTAAATGTAAACCTCATCAGATTCAGCCAATGTTAACTTAACATTAACAGTTTGCCTTCAGTTACCATCTGACGCCAGACTTTCCCGTTTTTTAGCAATGGGTCCAGTTCTACAGGACCTTAAACACAACACACGagcgaatgacaataaataggcCAGTTAACATCCTCAGATTCTATAGCATAATGGCATCAAAGCTTTTGTCCAATTCTCTTTTCCGAATGACAGTGGTGTGTAttttatgtaaaaaaaatatCGTAGATAACATTTTAAGTACTCACACATTTCTCAACGTTCAAACCCTTTTTGAAGAAAAGCATATATGGAGTATCATCACTGCGGTAATTTAGTAGTCCAACCATGGCATCAGGGTCCATACTCTCACCTGTAAAAAACTAAATAAGTTCCTGAATTTAGTACTGGATTCCCCAATTCACATTAACTCTAATCAATGGGTCAGGTCCACATCCCAATATACTGAACCATAGATCGGGATTAAACAGAAGCACTACCTGTCTAATTAGCCAAGGCCAATTAGAGCACCAATTCCTCTCCCATCACCTCAGAATATAACAAAATGAGATTTATTTTCCTCTCATTTTCGCAAAAATCACCCGAAGATCCTCATGGTAACAAGTTCAACCAATCATCCCATCTCTCCCAGCACCAGTTTCCCAGGCAGTCCTTGCACAAAAGCCTGGATGCTCACATCACATTAAGCCACAAAGGAATGGGACCACTTTACAGTTCCACTGCTGTAGGAGCAGAGGGCTGAATTCCAGATTCCAATGGTAAAATGCAAGGGCTTGGAACAGTAACATGGACATCAATCTCATTGCTGACCACAAACAGATTCCACGTGCCTTCTGCCCCAGACAAAATTGTGAGAtaaaagaagaaatgcaaaatgtgATGCCACAATAAGGAATATAGGTGAAAAGGGACAAGAGGGGTAGAACAGGGGAGAATGGGTATGGTTCCAGCTGGGGTCCAGGAATAAGGCAGGAAGtggtggtttgtaggttagttacctaaaatttgagaattcaaagtTAATTCCAtcaggttgtaagttacccacaAGCAGAATATGTGGCGTTTCTCCAGTTGTGTGACTGTTGTTTGGAACAAGAACTGTTCATCAAAATCAACAAGAGCTGGGACTGATAGCTACACCTTAAACATGACGAAAAATGATTCGAAAGAGCTGTTGAGCATCAGGTTTCATTTGCTTCAAAGCGAACTAAATAATGCAAAAAATGAATTAATTACCTTATACTGGTTAATCTTTTTTAAAATCTCGCCAACGACTGCCTTAGCATTCACAGTAAATTCGTCCAGTGCTTCTGGGTTGTCTCGTTGAACATTTCCTTTTAGGCTGTGGTTGAGACAAATTATTAGTACCAAAACTTAATTCCTACATTGTCACAGTTGCACTTAAAACTCAAGTTGCTTCAATACCATCAAAGTACAATCTTGAATAATCAAAACTGGGGATTCAAGGAATTATGGATGCATTGAGGTTCAAAAATTGTCTCATCTACAAATTGTCTCACCACTGCAaaagaggccacattgggagcaccaaatgcagtagccAGAGTTAGAATACATGTGTGCGAgttgtgctgaagtaacttagtgggtcatgcAGGGGCGGGGGGTaaacatgaataggcaacattataagtgggaacacttcttcagactccccagtggtggggaggagaaagctgtaAGAGAAGTGGCAGGCAAGACAtagcctggcaagtgattggtggatataggtgagggcaggtggggtgggggaggttggATTGGCAGATAGTtggtagttggacaaaggccaggcatgaaaagacaaaaagccaAAGAAGATGTGCGAATTGTAAAGCTAGACGaaagaatataggtggaagagaaTGGGGATGTGGAAGGGAAGAAATCCTGATGGGTCAcatggaagaggggggggggggggggggggggggggggggggacattaggGGTATCATTTATAGGACCGTCAtctaatattggagaattcaatgttcatccagTCCATCTcatctggaagggctgctggggtcaCCAGGGAATGCATGAGTAAACCAGAGTTGTGAAGGGAGTGACCTCAGCGGAAAGAGGTGGGGATAAAAAGATGCGACTTGCGATGGGATCATGTTGAAGTTGGTGGAATGCCAGAGAATAAGTTGGATGCAGAGGGTGCAAGGTaacaaagggtcgaatggcctactcctgcacctattttctatgtttctattcctgttCTGTCTGGGCAGGGGGAAATTGAGAGCATAATGTccgtcccacttatgcgatttttttagcgactacaggcgactaggctgtcgccacatagcAGCtgtgtgatgcctgtatggttgtgagtagtctcctcgagTACAAAGAGTTGTATCggttttctggtcaccgctggattttgaaatgttcaaaactttgacATTGAGCTTGATGCCAATGATCGTAGCTCGTCTTCTCCtggtgtaggtgctgtcgtaggttgtcgctaggacgacttcagtgaattccattggcgactacctacgtcaaccagcgactgaattgtcttaccttgtcgtagctcgTCACTGGTGGACATAGGTGTGGCCATGGGCGGATGTCCTAATCAGTTGTCGGTGGGTTGCCGTAACTTGACagcgactaggtggtaggttgtggaCACGGTCATAGTGGGGTCCAGTCACCgggttttcggcgacctgctatgactatgacagtcgctgaaaaaatttgcctaagtggggcaggcccattagtgtTGGGACACTAAGGAGACACAGTGAAGATCTACCGACAACAATGAAGGGAGATACCAAATTTGCTGAAGTGAGGTAATCCTAGAGTGGAGTCACAATAGGCACATGAccattgtttattttagtttgtcacatgtacagaggtacagtgaaaggcttttaagTGTAAGACTGTCCCATGTATACAATTCTACATTAAATCAATGTAGGAAGCCTTTgaatatcccaatgtttaaaattTAATTCAAAGAAATTACTCAACTTCCCACCAAAATACTAACACCAATTAACAATCATTTCCAGATGTCTGAATTAGGACCATACAAAGCACATGAGCTTTAGAGGACAAAGCAAAAGCCAAACTTGATAGTGTCAATGTATGAAACTAACCATTGCTACGTTTGTGCCATCTGTTTACATTATATCAAAAGAGTGAATCGACCAACCATAGGTTCCCCATGAAGTCTGTCCAATTCAATGTAACAAGGGAAAGCAATGAATGAGCATTACATTACTAAGTTACTGGTTACTCACATTTTCATGTAATCCTTTATGTAGGTCATGTAGGTTTGTCTGTTGAAAGTAACTTCCTTGAGATGATGATTCAACACAATGTCCACACCACTGCAAGTTGACTCCTCAGCATATTCAGTTGGGGCTTCTTGGGAAGCATTACCTCCAATTAAATTGTCATCAATCCCTTTTTCTGTTCTGGTAACATGCTTTGGAAAAGCAGATGCTTTCATTACAATATTAGTACCGTGAAAATTCCAACATTAGCTAACTCCAGAACACGTCCATAACTTAATAGTCATAGAAATATTAATCGAAAAGTCAACTTGCACCGActcaaatactggagaaactcctgTCCCCTCAGAATGCCTACCACAAACCTAAACCCTGGGGGAAAGGGTTACAGAAATAAATACTCACCATTCATCAAACGAGAACGGATCGACAGTGCAGTACTGGGATTTTGCCGAGGAGAAAATATAGTCAACACAAAGCCATACAAACCTTCAAAGATGGTCCGTTAGACAACTCGATGATGCAAGAGGTAACAAGGGGCAGACCCGGCTAAACCTCTGCCGGCTGCATACTAAATTCAAGCCACTAGACTAGGACTAAAATGCTAGAACAGACACCGTTTGCCCCCTATAGTGCAGCTTCAatagccacccccctcccctccccctcccagtctCCATAGAGACCTGGCACGGTTCTTACCTTGCCCTCCACCTCGTAGAACATACCCTTCGGGTCCTCGCGGATCTTGTAGATGTCGGAGAACATTTCATCTCCTGCCCGGGACAAGAGTGGAAAGGCGGTGAGACGCCGCGGAAAGAACCGGTACCGCGCCCGCACCCTCCCCATTTCCCAGGCCTTTGGCCTCCTGGCTCCGCCCGGCGCAACGCCTCACGTCGCGGCCTAGCCGCACAGGCTCCACACAACAATCGACAGCGCGACTTCCGTGGCGCGGCGGTCGGACCTGCCGGCTCATTTTTAAAACCAAAAAACGCGCGACAGCGCGGCAAACAGCCCAGGCGGCGACACTCACCCGAAATGATGCACCGGTAGAGCCTCATTGTTATATAAAGTCGCACACCCGGCGCCCCTGCAGCACCGACCGAAAAGGGCGAGTCACGCCGCGCCCACGCTTATATAGACGTCGTCGCCGTGACGTCAGCCCAGCGCACCACACGTCAACAGTGCGCTGGCGATTACGCGCGTTGTGACGACGCTGGGCATGCGTCGCGCTAGTTTCTCAGCCCCAAACCAAAGATCATATATCTTTGCCCTAAACAGGATCTTTGGACACAAAGATGCTCAGCTCCTCGCGCCGCTGCCGTCCCTCGACTCACTACTGCCCCTCACAAGCTGCCGCCCCTCAGACCGTTGCCGTCCCTCGACCTACTACTGCCCCTTAGCCCGCTGCCGCCTCTC from Leucoraja erinacea ecotype New England chromosome 13, Leri_hhj_1, whole genome shotgun sequence includes these protein-coding regions:
- the tpt1 gene encoding translationally-controlled tumor protein homolog isoform X2 → MRLYRCIISGDEMFSDIYKIREDPKGMFYEVEGKHVTRTEKGIDDNLIGGNASQEAPTEYAEESTCSGVDIVLNHHLKEVTFNRQTYMTYIKDYMKILKGNVQRDNPEALDEFTVNAKAVVGEILKKINQYKFFTGESMDPDAMVGLLNYRSDDTPYMLFFKKGLNVEKC
- the tpt1 gene encoding translationally-controlled tumor protein homolog isoform X1; the encoded protein is MLTLALSQHNMREASGPHGRLGPGPQRQRSSRHQDNTTWQRDEMFSDIYKIREDPKGMFYEVEGKHVTRTEKGIDDNLIGGNASQEAPTEYAEESTCSGVDIVLNHHLKEVTFNRQTYMTYIKDYMKILKGNVQRDNPEALDEFTVNAKAVVGEILKKINQYKFFTGESMDPDAMVGLLNYRSDDTPYMLFFKKGLNVEKC